TCGATGCGATGATGGTGATGATCCGTGAGGATCTGGCGGCTCTGAACGTCCATCACGACGTCTTCTTCTCCGAACGCACCCTGCATGCCAATGTTGCAGCTGCGATCCGCACGGCGATCAACGACCTGACCTTCAAGGGCTATGTCTACAAGGGCACGCTGCCGCCGCCGAAGGGCCAGCTTCCTGAGGACTGGGAAGATCGCGAACAGACATTGTTCCGTTCGACCGAGGTGGGCGACGATATCGACCGGCCGCTGATCAAGTCGGACGGTTCCTACACCTATTTCGCCGCCGACGTAGCCTACTTCAAGAACAAGTTCGACCGCGGTTTCGACGAGATGATCTACGTGCTTGGCGCCGACCACGGCGGCTACGTCAAGCGCCTGGAAGCGGTTGCACGCGGTGTTTCGGATGGTAAGGCGAAGCTGACGGTGCTGCTCTGCCAGCTCGTCAAGCTCTATCGCAACGGTGAGCCGGTGAAGATGTCGAAACGCTCGGGCGATTTCGTCACGCTTCGGGACGTCGTCGAAGAAGTCGGCCGTGATTCGGTCCGGTTTATGATGCTTTACCGCAAGAATTCCGAGCCGCTCGACTTCGATTTCGCCAAAGTGACGGAACAGTCGAAAGATAATCCTGTTTTTTATGTGCAGTATGCGCACGCTCGCTGCATGTCGGTCTTCCGGCAGGCGAGGGAGGCTTTTCCCGACCTCGATGTCTCCCACGAGAAACTGGCGAAAACCGTTGCAGGCATTGGCGATCCGGCCGAATTGCAGCTTGTCGCCAAGCTCGCTGAATTCCCGCGTATCGTCGAGGCGGCGGCCCAGTCGCAGGAGCCGCATCGTATCGCTTTTTACCTCTACGACCTCGCCAGTTCCTTCCACGCGCACTGGAACAAAGGTAAAGATCAGCCGGAATTACGATTTGTTAATGATAAAAACCGAGAATCAAGTATTGCCAGACTTGGGCTGGTGTACGCCGTCGCGTCGGTTTTGAAGTCGGGACTTGCCATTACAGGCACTGCCGCACCGGACGAAATGCGATAACGTCACCATTTCCCCACAATGCGCTGGCATTTGAGCGTTGGCGTTTGCGAGTGGGAATAGGCATGGCTGATAAACAACTTGCGTATGATACGCGCGGAAAAAACGATCTGTTTGCCGACGATGATCCGTTGGCAGAGCTGGCCCGTATCGTCGGCTTCGAGCCGCGTGTTGCGGCGAATACCGTGACGGAGACCGCACGCCGCGAGCCCGCCCTCGATCTCGAGGATGAGCTTGGGCGCGAGTTCGACCGCTACGACTCGCCACGTCCGCTTGCCGAACTCGACCGGCCCGCCGAGCCGATCTCTGATGACCTCACGCCTGAAGATTACGTCGAGCCCGTTCTCGATGCTTCTTCCGCTGCCGAACATGCGCAGGCTCCTGAGCCGGTTTCGGTTTCCGTCGCTGCCGTTGAGGCTGAAGAAGCTTTGCCCGCCGCAGGAAATGGGGACGCATCTGTCGCCGACTGGGCGGAGCAGCTTTCTCCCGAGCCCGACGCGTCGGTGCAATCGGCCTTCGGCGGTGCGCGCGACCTGATCGAGGAGCTTGAACTGTCGATCGGCGCAGCACCGGTCTCTTCGCTGGTGCAGCCCACCAAGGCGCCGCAATGGTCGGCTGCCAGCATCAGGCTGCCGCTTGCCAATTTCCATGCCCCGAGGCGCGAGGAACCGGTTGTTTTGCCGGAGCCTGTGGCCGAAACGGTCGCCGCACCGGTTGCTGAAGCGCCATCCGCCGATCTTCCTGTGGTCGAGGCTCAACCTGTCGTCGAGCCGCCGGCGCTTGTCGCCGCTGTCGAGCCTTCCGAGGAATTCGAATCTGCTTCTCCGTCACTTGGCTTTCCCGCCGAACTCGATCGTCATGATGAGGTGATCGCGCCGGAAGAGGCCGCCGAGGCCGAAGAATTCGTCGAAGTCGAGGAAGAGCTGGGGGATTTCGGGTCCGACGCCGGTTTCGATCTCATCGCCGCCGCCGTCGAAGGCGAGATCCAGGCCGATGCCGCGCTGACCGAGGTCGTGCCGGATGTTCCGCACACTGCCGGCACATTCGATCTCGACGATCTGCTCGCCGACGTCTCGCGTTATCCGGTGCCGCAACGTGCCAATCCGGCGCCCGTCTCGCAGCAACCCGCATCGATCGAGGCAGCGCCCGTTCCGGCCGCTCCCGTCGCCGCCGCACCTGTTCAGTCCGAGGTGATCGCGCCCGCACCGCTCGCCGCAGCACCCGTCCGGTCTGCCCCGGTCGAGCCGGCTCCGGTCTATGCGGCCGAAGCCGCGAGACCGATCGCGCCGCAGCTTGCCGATGTCGTTACGCCTCAGCCTGCCGCAGCGGCATATTCGCCGACGCCGCAGCCGTCACCGGAAGCCGACGACCCCTTCGCCGGCCATGATTTCGAGCTGGATCTTGCCGGCATCGAGCTGGAACTCACCGATCTCGATTTCTCCGAGCCGTCCGAGCCGGCACCGCAGCCAGAGCCGCCAGCCCCTGCTCCCCAGCAGGCCGCTGCCGTCGCTCCTCGCCCCGCTCCGGTTTCTGCTCCTGAGCCGCCGGCTCCTGCTTTTGAGCAGGCTGCTGCCGCTCCTGCACGGTCCGCTCCGGCCTTCGTTCCCGAGCCGCAGGCTCAAGCTGCGGCTCCGGCTTTCAACTGGACGCCTGTCTCCGAATCGACCGAAGACCTGCCATTCGATCCGGCGATGATCTCCGATCCGGAGGATCGTCCCGAGGCCGTCGACGACATGCACGTGCCGGCGCTGCCGCCGGTCGAGCAGCCCGCGCCGGTCGCGAAATCTGCGGATTTCGATTTCGATCTCGACGCCGAGATCGCCAGCTTCTTTGAACCGGCCAAACCGCGGCAAACGCCGACGCCGGTCCGGGATACGGCCGCCGCTGCTGCAAAGCCGGTCAAGCCCACCATCGCCGATGGCCTCGATGATTTCGAACGGGCGCTGGAGGAAGATTTCCGCCGCAGCGTGCGTGAGCCGGTCGAGCGCCGCGAGACCTCCGAGGTCCGTATCGAATCGGCAAGCCAGGCCGCCGATTTCAGCCGTGCTCGGTCGATGCGCCGGTTGCTTGCCGGAGCCGTCGTGCTCGTGGTCTTCGCCGGCGTCGGTTATGGGGTCTATTCCTCCGTCTGGAACGGCGAGGGGCTCGGGATTGTCGCGTCCGGCGAGCCGCGCGTAATCGCCGCCGACAAGGAGCCGGTCAAGGTCGTTCCGGAAAATCCGGGCGGCAAGACCGTGCCTAACCAGGATAAGGCCGTCTACGACCGGGTTGCGGGTTCTGCCGAAGAGCCGAAGCAGAAGGCGCTCGTTTCCTCCGACGAGGCGCCGGTCGATGTCGTCCAGCGCACGCTGACACCGGAAGCGCTGCCCGAGGACGACGAGAACGCCAGCGTCGACGATCAGGTCACGCCGACTGCGGTCGGTGAGACGGAGGATCCGCGTCTGCTGCCAACCCAGGACAATGCCGACAACGCTTCGGCAACCAACACTGACAAGACACCGTCCGTTTCGCCGCGCAAGGTCCGCACGATGATCGTCAAGCCTGACGGTACGTTGGTCGCCCGCGAGGAACCGGCGCCCGTCGATGAGGCGACACAGTCTGCCCAGGTAACGCCCGCTGCCCAGCCAATGCCGCCGGCTCAGCCGCCGTTGACGGCTCAGCCGACGCCGTCCGCGCAATCGATCCCGCCTGTACCTCCCGTCGGCGGATCGGCCGCAAGCTTCCCGGCAAGCGCCGAGGTTGCTTCCGCCGATGCGCGTTCTGCAGCCCCTGTCGAAACCGCGCCGGTACAGCCGCCGCTCGCCGGCAGTGCCGACGCGCAGGCCGCAAATCCCGCTCCGCCGGTGCGCCCGGTCAAGACCTCGGCGATTGGCGATACCGCTCCAATTCCGACCGCCCGTCCGATCGACCAGCCCGTCAACGTCGTCGGCACCGTGACCGAGAAGGGCAATGTCCGCCCGACCGCACAGCAGCCGAAGACGACGGAGGTCGCGGCCGCAGCACCAGTCGCTGCAAAGCCGCAGCAGGCCGCATCCCCCGGCGGCTACGGCATCCAGATCGCCTCGCTGCCTTCGGAAGACGAGGCGACCAAATCCTATGCCAACCTGTCGAAGAAATTCGCCAACGTGCTTGGCGGCCGCAGCCACGAGATCCGCAGGGCCGATATCGCCGGCAAGGGTACTTTCTACCGTGTCCGCATACCGGCCGGTTCCAAGGATGAGGCCGCAGCACTCTGCGAACAGTATCGCGCGGCGGGCGGAAGCTGCCTGATCTCCAGGTAGGATCGCGTCTTTGAATATCGGAGCGGCGGGTCGGATCGGTCCGCCGCTCTTTTTTGTGCATCGGGCTCGGCCTTGCTCGCATCTGGCCGGGCTCCGCTCTAAGATTCTGACATGACCGAATCAAAAGCGATGATACTTGGCTGTAGCGGCCTTGCCCTCACATCCGAAGAGAAAGCCTTTTACCGGGGCGAACGACCCTGGGGCTTCATCCTCTTCGGGCGCAACATCTCCGAAGCACGGCAGATCGCCGATCTCGTCGCCGAACTGCGCGATAGCGTCGGCTGGCATGCGCCGGTGCTGATCGACCAGGAGGGCGGCCGTGTCCAGCGCATCCGTCCACCCGTTCTGGCGCGTTATCCTTCCGGTCAGGCGCTCGGCGATCTCTATCGCCGCGAACCGGCACTCGGCCTGCGCGCCGCCTGGCTGATGTCGCGGCTGCACGCCTTCGACCTTTCGAGCCTCGGCATCGATGTCGATTGCCTGCCGGTGCTCGACGTGCCGGTCGAGGGCAGCAGCAACGTCATCGGCGACCGCGCCTATGGCGGCGATCCGCAAACCGTCACCGCCATGGGGCGGGCAGCGGCCGAAGGGCTGAAGGCCGGCGGCCTCTTGCCTGTCATGAAGCATATGCCAGGCCATGGTCGCGGCTTTGCGGATTCACATCTGGAGCTGCCCGTCGTCACCGTCTCGCGCGATGAACTGGAGCTCCATGATTTTCTGCCTTTCGTCGCGATGAACGACGAGTTGATGGCAATGACCTGCCACGTCGTCTTTACCGCCATCGACCCGGACAATCCGGCGACGACCTCGCGCAAGGTGATCGACGGCATCATCCGCGATCACATCGGTTTTAACGGTCTGCTGCTCTCCGACGACAGCTCGATGAACGCTCTTTCCGGCACGATCGGTGAACGTGCGGCGAATATCATTGCAGGCGGATGCGATATCGTGCTGCATTGCAATGGCAATATGGACGAGATGCGGGAGGTTGTGGCAAATGTACCACCGCTCGCCGGCATATCGCTTGCTCGCGCAAAAGCGGTGGAAGCGGGCTTCGCGGCGCCGGATACCGCCGATGAAGCGGAATTGAGGGCGGAATTCGAGGCAATGTTTGCAACGGTCTGATCGTAAGGGAGCAGCTAGGTGAACACGGTCAAGGGCACGGAACGTCCGCAGGCGGCAACGCCGATGGACAAGCTGTGGCAGGATAACGGTGCCGAGCGCGCCAGCCACGAGCCGGCGCTGGTGATCGACGTCGCCGGCTTCGAAGGCCCGCTCGACCTGTTGCTCTATCTCGCCCGCAACCAGAAGGTCGACCTGTCGCGCATTTCGGTGCTGGCGCTCGCCGAGCAATATCTGCTGTTCATCGAAAGCGCCCGGCGTATCCGCATCGAGCTTGCCGCCGATTATCTCGTCATGGCAGCCTGGCTTGCCTATCTTAAGTCGAAACTGCTCATTCCCCAGCAGGCCAAGGATGACGGCCCTTCCGGCGAGGAGCTGGCGGCAACGCTCGCCTTGCGCCTGAAACGCCTCGAAGCCATGCGACAGGCGGCAGACGGCCTTGTCAACCGCAACCGCCTTGGCCGCGATATCTTCGTGCGCGGCGCGCCCGAGCATATTCCCGACCGGCAGCAATCCGCTTATGCGGCGAGCCTTTATGATCTCCTGACCGCCTATGCGGCGCTGCGCCAGCGCCATGCCGTCACCCAGGTGACGATCGAGCGGCGTACCGTCTGGTCGCTGACCGATGCCCGCGAACTGCTGACCAAGATGATCGGTGAGGTCGCCGACTGGACGGCGATGGAACATTATCTGCTGCGGTATCTCGCAGCGCCCGAAGAGCGCGTCACGGCAATCGCCAGCGCCTTTGCCGCCTCGCTGGAGCTGGTGCGCGAGGGCAAGCTCGAAATCCGCCAGGACGGCGCCTTTCAGCCGATATACATGCGCCGCGGTCCGAAGCATGCCACGCTGCAGGTGGTCGAACAGGAGCGGCCGGCTTGATCGATCTGAAGGGCGAAGAGGATTTCGAAGGCGATTTCGAAGACAGGGGCCGCGACCTGCAGGCCGAGATCGAGGCCGAGCGCATTGCCGAGGCGCTGGTTTTCGCCTCCTCGCAACCGGTCTCCGAAGGCTTCCTCGCCGAGCGCCTGCCTGAGAAGACCGACGTGCACGCGATCATGCTGCGCCTGAAGGAGCAATATGCGCCGCGCGGCGTCAATCTCGTGCAGGTCGAAGGCGCCTGGGCCTTCCGCACCGCCGCCGACCTGTCCTTCGTCATCCGCCGTGATGACAATGAGGTGAAGAAGCTTTCGCGCGCCGCACTGGAAGTGCTGGCGATCATCGCCTACCACCAGCCGGTGACGCGTGCCGAAATCGAGGATATCCGCGGCGTCCAGACCTCGCGCGGCACGCTTGACGTGCTGATGGAAGCTGGCTGGGTGCGGTTCCGTGGCCGCCGGCGCACACCGGGCAGGCCGGTGACATTGGGCACGACGCGCGATTTCCTCGACCATTTCGGGCTCGAAGAGCTGCGTGACCTGCCCGGTCTCGAAGAGTTGAAGGGAGCGGGCTTGCTGTCGGGCCGCATTCCGGCGAACTTCAACATTCCCTCGCCGTTGATGAACGACGAACTGACCGAGGACGAAGACCCGATCACCCAGATGGACCTCGAGGAATTGGGGTTGCTGGCGCCGCGCGGCACCCCTGAAGATTGAGGGGCCTGCGTCTTGCTTTTGCCATGCATGGCGAAAACAATGGTGGCCACCACTTTTCGATGGGTCAACGGCTTGTCACAAAGGGCGATACCGTGACATTAAGCTCAATCCAAAGGGCTTGATGTTGGAAACGGTGTGGGAAATCCTTACATCGTGGGAACATAGAAACAGGGAGTTAGCGTAATGGGTTCTTTTAGCATGTGGCACTGGCTGATCGTTCTGGTCATCGTGCTGTTGTTGTTCGGTCGCGGCAAGATCCCGGAACTGATGGGCGACGTTGCCAAGGGCATCAAGAGCTTCAAGAAGGGCATGACGGACGAAGACGCGCCGGATACGGCAAAGACCGTCGATCACAAGGCCGACGAAACGAAGTAACCAAGTCCGGGAAAAAGCGCAGCCCCCGCGCTTCCCGTCCAGGAGCCTTGCATGTTCGATATTGGCTGGACCGAGCTTTTGGTCATCGCGGTCGTACTGATCGTGGTCGTCGGTCCCAAGGATTTGCCGCCGATGCTGCGCGCTTTCGGCAAGATGACGCAGCGTGCCCGCAAGGTGGCGGGTGATTTCCGTGCGCAGTTCGATGAGGCGTTACGCGAAGCCGAGCTTGACGATGTCCGCCAGACGATCAGCGACGCCCAGAAGCTCAACCCGGTCAACAGCCTGCGCGAGGCGATGAACCCGCTCCGCCAGATGGGCAACGAGATCAAGGCCGACCTGCAGAAGGCGACCACGGTCACGGAAAACAAGACCGAGGTGCCGCCCGATGCCGTCGCAGCCCCGACGCCGTCGATGAGCCTGCCGGAAACGCCGCCATTGGTAGCGACACCTGCGCCGTCGGAACCGGTTGCCGCGGCGATTGTGCAAGCCGATACGGTTGCCGCCAAGCCGAAGACTGTGCGCAAGCCGCGCGTCAAGCCTGCCGACAAGGTCGATGCTGCGGCCGCCGTTGCCGTGCCTGTGGAAAAACCGAAACGCACGACGGCAGTCAGGAAGCCTGCAACGCCGAAGAAGCCTGCGCAGACAAAGAAGGACGAGGCATGAGCGGTGATATCGAAGACAAGCCGCAGCCGTTGATCGAGCACCTGATGGAGCTGCGCACGCGGCTGATGTGGTCGATCGGCGCGTTTTTCGTCGCCTTCATCGCATGCTTCTTTTTTGCCAAGAATCTCTTCAATTATCTGGTCATCCCATACAAGACAGCGGTCCAGTGGGCTAATCTCGACGTCGAGAAGGCCCAGCTCATCTACACCGCGCCGCAGGAATTCTTCTTCACCCAGGTCAAGGTGGCGATGTTCGGCGGCTTGGTGGTCGCTTTCCCGATCATTGCCGCCCAGGTCTACAAGTTCGTGGCGCCCGGCCTCTACAAGAACGAGCGTCAGGCTTTCCTGCCGTTTCTGATCGCCTCGCCGGTCCTGTTCCTGATGGGCGGCGCGCTCGTCTATTTCTTCTTCACGCCGATGGTCATGTGGTTCTTCCTGTCGATGCAGCAGGCGCCGGGTCATGACGAGATAGCAATCTCGCTGATGCCGAAGGTCTCGGAATATCTGAGCCTGATCATGACGCTGGTCTTCTCCTTCGGCCTCGTCTTCCAGCTGCCTGTCATCACTACGCTGCTCGCCCGCGTCGGTCTTCTGACGTCGCAATGGCTCGCCGAAAAGCGCAAGTTTGCCATCGTCCTCGCCTTCGTCGTTGCCGCCGTGCTGACGCCGCCGGACCCGATGTCCCAGATCGGCCTTGCGATACCGACGATCCTTCTCTACGAGATTTCCATCTATGCGGCGCGACTCGTGGAGCGCCAGCGTGCCCGGCAGGCGGTCGAAAAGGAAACCGGATCCGCAGACGTTGCCAAGACGGACAGCGTCTGAGCGGCTATCCCGGAAATCCCTTCATGAACGCCGTCGACTGCGTAATCCTTCAATCGGAATCGGTTTAAGGAATTAGGCAGCAATTCAAAGTGTTGCGGTGTCCTTTGCGCGTCTGAAAAGACAGGGCGGCGCTGTAACATCCGGTCGAGGCCAGATCAGGCTTTGGCCGGGTCACCTCTGTTGCAACGACCTGGAACGACGATGCTCGATATCAAATGGATCCGTGAGAATCCCGAAGCACTCGATGCCGCCCTAGCCAAGCGCGGCGCGGAGCCTCTTGCCCAAAGCCTTGTCGCTCTCGATGAAAAGCGCCGCTCTGCCGTGCAGAAGGCGCAGGACTTGCTGTCCCGCCGCAACCTCGCCTCCAAGGAGATTGGCGCGGCGATGGCCCAGAAGAACGGCGAGCTGGCCGAGAAGCTCAAGGCGGAGGTGTCTGAACTCAAGACCCTGCTGCCGGCGATCGAGGAAGAGGATCGGCAACTGACGGCCGAACTCAATGACGCGCTCTCGCGCATCCCGAACATCCCTTTCGATGACGTCCCGGTCGGCAAGGACGAGCATGACAATGTCGTCACCCGCACCGTCGGCGAAAAGCCACGCTGGAACCACGCACCGAAGGAGCACTTCGAAATCGGCGAAGCGCTCGGCTATATGGATTTCGAGCGAGCCGCCAAACTCTCCGGCTCGCGCTTCACGGTTCTGACCGGGCCGCTCGCCAGGCTCGAGCGCGCGCTCGGCCAGTTCATGATCGATCTCCACACCAGCGAGCACGGCTATACCGAAGTCAGCTCGCCGCTGATGGTGCGCGACGAGGCCGTTTATGGCACCGCCCAGCTGCCGAAATTCGCCGAGGATCTCTTCAGGACGACTGATGGACGCTGGTTGATTCCGACGGCCGAAGTGACGCTGACCAATCTGGTGCGCGAGGAAATCCTCGATCAGGAAAAGCTGCCGTTGCGCTTTACCGCGCTGACGCCGTCCTTCCGCTCGGAAGCAGGATCCGCCGGCCGCGACACGCGCGGCATGCTGCGCCAGCATCAGTTCTGGAAATGTGAGCTCGTCTCGATCACCGATGCCGAGAGCGCCGTTGCCGAGCATGAGCGCATGACCGCCTGCGCCGAGGAAGTGCTGAAGCGCCTCGGCCTGCATTTCCGCACGATGACGCTTTGCACCGGCGACATGGGTTTCGGCGCGCGCAAGACCTACGATCTCGAAGTCTGGCTGCCGGGGCAGAATGCCTTTCGCGAAATCTCCTCCTGCTCGGTCTGCGGCGATTTCCAGGGCCGGCGGATGAATGCGCGCTACCGCGGCAAGGAGGACAAGAGCAACAGGTTCGTCCACACGCTGAACGGTTCCGGCACGGCGGTCGGCCGCTGCCTGATCGCCGTCCTTGAAAATTATCTGAACGAGGATGGTTCGGTCACGATTCCGGACGTTTTGCTGCCTTATATGGGCGGATTGACCAAAATCGAACGGGCGGCCTGAGGCGATGCGCATCCTGCTTACGAATGACGACGGCATTCACGCCGAAGGTCTTGCCGCGCTGGAGCGGATCGCGCGCACGCTGTCGGACGATGTCTGGATCGTGGCGCCCGAGACCGACCAGAGCGGCTTGGCCCATTCGCTGAGCCTCTCCGAACCTTTGCGGCTGCGCAAGATTTCCGACAAGCATTTCGCCCTGCGCGGCACACCGACCGATTGCGTCATCATGGGCATAAGGCAGGTGATGGACATCAAGCCGGATCTCGTCCTGTCAGGCGTCAATTCGGGCTCGAACGTTGCCGACGACGTGACCTATTCCGGGACGATCGCCGGCGCCATCGAGGGCACGATGCAGGGCGTGCGCTCCTTCGCGCTGAGCCAGGCCTATCTCTATGAGGACGGTGCGCGCATCGTGCCCTGGGAGGTCTGCGAGACGCATGCGCCGGCTCTCCTGGAAAAGCTGATGGTCCTGGACCTGCCGGAGGGTACGTTCCTCAATCTCAACTTCCCGAACTGCCGTCCCGACGAAGTCGACGGCGCCGAGGTGACCATGCAGGGCAAGCTCGCCTTCAATCTGCAGGTCGATGCCCGCTCCGACGGCCGGGGCTTCCCATACTACTGGCTGAAGTTTGGCGAGCGCGCCGGCGCCTTCGTCGAAGGCACCGATATTCACGCCCTGAAGCATAACAAGATTTCGGTAACGCCTTTGAAACTGGATCTGACCGATTATTCCGTGACGGACCGCGTGGCACGGGCCCTGGGATACGGAGCACAAGTTTGACGGCAAGACTGGCGGAGAAGGAGGGCTTTGCGGCGCTCGTCCTCAGATTGCGTGCCGAAGGCATCTCGGACCTCGATCTGCTGACGGCGGTCGAGCAAACGCAACGTTCGCTTTTCGTGCCGCCGCAATTTGCCGACGACGCCTATTCGAGCCGGACGATCCCGATCGAATGCGGTTCTTTCCTTGAAGGCATCGATTTTGCCGTCCGCGTCCTGCATCACCTGAAACTCAAGCCGGGCCAGCGCGTACTGGAGATCGGCACCGGAAGCGGCTTTACCGCCGCCGTGATGGGCCGCCTGGCCGAGCGGGTTCTGTCCATCGATCGCTACAAGACGCTGACATCGGCCGCGCAGAGGCGCATGGAATCGCTTGGTCTGCGTAGCGTCGTCATCCGTCAGGCCGACGGCAGCGCCGGCATGCAGGGTGAGGGCACCTTCGACCGCATCCTGGTGACGGCCGCCTTCAATGCAATGCCGCGCCTTTATACAGACCAGCTCGTTTCCGGCGGCTCGATGATCGCGCCGCTGATGATTTCCGAGAACGAGTGTCGCATGGTGCGGCTGACGAAAACCGGCAGCCGCTTCGAACGCGAGGAATTATTCGAGGCGCCTTATCTGCCGATCGTTCCGCGCCTTGCC
The Rhizobium leguminosarum DNA segment above includes these coding regions:
- a CDS encoding twin-arginine translocase TatA/TatE family subunit produces the protein MGSFSMWHWLIVLVIVLLLFGRGKIPELMGDVAKGIKSFKKGMTDEDAPDTAKTVDHKADETK
- a CDS encoding SPOR domain-containing protein, with the protein product MADKQLAYDTRGKNDLFADDDPLAELARIVGFEPRVAANTVTETARREPALDLEDELGREFDRYDSPRPLAELDRPAEPISDDLTPEDYVEPVLDASSAAEHAQAPEPVSVSVAAVEAEEALPAAGNGDASVADWAEQLSPEPDASVQSAFGGARDLIEELELSIGAAPVSSLVQPTKAPQWSAASIRLPLANFHAPRREEPVVLPEPVAETVAAPVAEAPSADLPVVEAQPVVEPPALVAAVEPSEEFESASPSLGFPAELDRHDEVIAPEEAAEAEEFVEVEEELGDFGSDAGFDLIAAAVEGEIQADAALTEVVPDVPHTAGTFDLDDLLADVSRYPVPQRANPAPVSQQPASIEAAPVPAAPVAAAPVQSEVIAPAPLAAAPVRSAPVEPAPVYAAEAARPIAPQLADVVTPQPAAAAYSPTPQPSPEADDPFAGHDFELDLAGIELELTDLDFSEPSEPAPQPEPPAPAPQQAAAVAPRPAPVSAPEPPAPAFEQAAAAPARSAPAFVPEPQAQAAAPAFNWTPVSESTEDLPFDPAMISDPEDRPEAVDDMHVPALPPVEQPAPVAKSADFDFDLDAEIASFFEPAKPRQTPTPVRDTAAAAAKPVKPTIADGLDDFERALEEDFRRSVREPVERRETSEVRIESASQAADFSRARSMRRLLAGAVVLVVFAGVGYGVYSSVWNGEGLGIVASGEPRVIAADKEPVKVVPENPGGKTVPNQDKAVYDRVAGSAEEPKQKALVSSDEAPVDVVQRTLTPEALPEDDENASVDDQVTPTAVGETEDPRLLPTQDNADNASATNTDKTPSVSPRKVRTMIVKPDGTLVAREEPAPVDEATQSAQVTPAAQPMPPAQPPLTAQPTPSAQSIPPVPPVGGSAASFPASAEVASADARSAAPVETAPVQPPLAGSADAQAANPAPPVRPVKTSAIGDTAPIPTARPIDQPVNVVGTVTEKGNVRPTAQQPKTTEVAAAAPVAAKPQQAASPGGYGIQIASLPSEDEATKSYANLSKKFANVLGGRSHEIRRADIAGKGTFYRVRIPAGSKDEAAALCEQYRAAGGSCLISR
- the serS gene encoding serine--tRNA ligase, coding for MLDIKWIRENPEALDAALAKRGAEPLAQSLVALDEKRRSAVQKAQDLLSRRNLASKEIGAAMAQKNGELAEKLKAEVSELKTLLPAIEEEDRQLTAELNDALSRIPNIPFDDVPVGKDEHDNVVTRTVGEKPRWNHAPKEHFEIGEALGYMDFERAAKLSGSRFTVLTGPLARLERALGQFMIDLHTSEHGYTEVSSPLMVRDEAVYGTAQLPKFAEDLFRTTDGRWLIPTAEVTLTNLVREEILDQEKLPLRFTALTPSFRSEAGSAGRDTRGMLRQHQFWKCELVSITDAESAVAEHERMTACAEEVLKRLGLHFRTMTLCTGDMGFGARKTYDLEVWLPGQNAFREISSCSVCGDFQGRRMNARYRGKEDKSNRFVHTLNGSGTAVGRCLIAVLENYLNEDGSVTIPDVLLPYMGGLTKIERAA
- the tatB gene encoding Sec-independent protein translocase protein TatB, whose translation is MFDIGWTELLVIAVVLIVVVGPKDLPPMLRAFGKMTQRARKVAGDFRAQFDEALREAELDDVRQTISDAQKLNPVNSLREAMNPLRQMGNEIKADLQKATTVTENKTEVPPDAVAAPTPSMSLPETPPLVATPAPSEPVAAAIVQADTVAAKPKTVRKPRVKPADKVDAAAAVAVPVEKPKRTTAVRKPATPKKPAQTKKDEA
- the scpB gene encoding SMC-Scp complex subunit ScpB; translation: MIDLKGEEDFEGDFEDRGRDLQAEIEAERIAEALVFASSQPVSEGFLAERLPEKTDVHAIMLRLKEQYAPRGVNLVQVEGAWAFRTAADLSFVIRRDDNEVKKLSRAALEVLAIIAYHQPVTRAEIEDIRGVQTSRGTLDVLMEAGWVRFRGRRRTPGRPVTLGTTRDFLDHFGLEELRDLPGLEELKGAGLLSGRIPANFNIPSPLMNDELTEDEDPITQMDLEELGLLAPRGTPED
- the tatC gene encoding twin-arginine translocase subunit TatC; its protein translation is MSGDIEDKPQPLIEHLMELRTRLMWSIGAFFVAFIACFFFAKNLFNYLVIPYKTAVQWANLDVEKAQLIYTAPQEFFFTQVKVAMFGGLVVAFPIIAAQVYKFVAPGLYKNERQAFLPFLIASPVLFLMGGALVYFFFTPMVMWFFLSMQQAPGHDEIAISLMPKVSEYLSLIMTLVFSFGLVFQLPVITTLLARVGLLTSQWLAEKRKFAIVLAFVVAAVLTPPDPMSQIGLAIPTILLYEISIYAARLVERQRARQAVEKETGSADVAKTDSV
- the argS gene encoding arginine--tRNA ligase; translation: MNLFTDFEARIKTALEQIDLVREKRSELDFGRITVEPPRDASHGDVATNAAMVLAKPLGTNPRALADVIIAKLKEDADVADVSVAGPGFINIRLAVGYWQRLLASMIGAGTDYGRSTLGEGKKVNVEYVSANPTGPMHVGHCRGAVVGDALANLLAFAGYGVEKEYYINDAGSQIDVLARSVFLRYREALGEKIGEIPSGLYPGDYLVPVGQSLAADYGVRLHNMPEDQWMPIVKDRTIDAMMVMIREDLAALNVHHDVFFSERTLHANVAAAIRTAINDLTFKGYVYKGTLPPPKGQLPEDWEDREQTLFRSTEVGDDIDRPLIKSDGSYTYFAADVAYFKNKFDRGFDEMIYVLGADHGGYVKRLEAVARGVSDGKAKLTVLLCQLVKLYRNGEPVKMSKRSGDFVTLRDVVEEVGRDSVRFMMLYRKNSEPLDFDFAKVTEQSKDNPVFYVQYAHARCMSVFRQAREAFPDLDVSHEKLAKTVAGIGDPAELQLVAKLAEFPRIVEAAAQSQEPHRIAFYLYDLASSFHAHWNKGKDQPELRFVNDKNRESSIARLGLVYAVASVLKSGLAITGTAAPDEMR
- a CDS encoding segregation and condensation protein A, producing the protein MNTVKGTERPQAATPMDKLWQDNGAERASHEPALVIDVAGFEGPLDLLLYLARNQKVDLSRISVLALAEQYLLFIESARRIRIELAADYLVMAAWLAYLKSKLLIPQQAKDDGPSGEELAATLALRLKRLEAMRQAADGLVNRNRLGRDIFVRGAPEHIPDRQQSAYAASLYDLLTAYAALRQRHAVTQVTIERRTVWSLTDARELLTKMIGEVADWTAMEHYLLRYLAAPEERVTAIASAFAASLELVREGKLEIRQDGAFQPIYMRRGPKHATLQVVEQERPA
- the nagZ gene encoding beta-N-acetylhexosaminidase, giving the protein MTESKAMILGCSGLALTSEEKAFYRGERPWGFILFGRNISEARQIADLVAELRDSVGWHAPVLIDQEGGRVQRIRPPVLARYPSGQALGDLYRREPALGLRAAWLMSRLHAFDLSSLGIDVDCLPVLDVPVEGSSNVIGDRAYGGDPQTVTAMGRAAAEGLKAGGLLPVMKHMPGHGRGFADSHLELPVVTVSRDELELHDFLPFVAMNDELMAMTCHVVFTAIDPDNPATTSRKVIDGIIRDHIGFNGLLLSDDSSMNALSGTIGERAANIIAGGCDIVLHCNGNMDEMREVVANVPPLAGISLARAKAVEAGFAAPDTADEAELRAEFEAMFATV